In Salinigranum marinum, one DNA window encodes the following:
- a CDS encoding helix-turn-helix domain-containing protein, translating into MAGSEEESLDDLPPSAKLVFKVLEYNGPLTQKGIVEESMLSARTVRYALERLEGIGVVDEDVYFADARQNLYQLNETADELKNGEEADAEACAAE; encoded by the coding sequence ATGGCTGGATCCGAAGAGGAGAGTCTCGACGACCTCCCCCCGAGCGCGAAACTCGTCTTCAAGGTACTCGAATACAACGGCCCACTCACCCAGAAGGGGATCGTCGAGGAGTCGATGCTGTCGGCGCGGACGGTACGGTACGCCCTCGAACGGCTGGAGGGGATCGGCGTCGTCGACGAGGACGTCTACTTCGCCGACGCCCGGCAGAACCTCTACCAACTCAACGAGACGGCCGACGAGCTGAAGAACGGCGAAGAAGCCGACGCGGAAGCCTGCGCCGCCGAGTAG
- a CDS encoding M20 family metallopeptidase — protein MQTPADGIGDLTRDLVSIPSHEDETDAGDAIERWLRVETDADVTRDDAGNVIARRGTGEPSLALVGHHDVVPPAETQTAGDGYVVEERDGRLHGRGTADMKGAVAAAMCAFRDAAIDCELVFVSFVGEEQGGIGARAAIDADFSPDYAVVGEGSTGYSAPGVTDVAVAHKGRRGSTLVAGGEAAHASEVEAGTNAVYRACDAVDVVRELTFPTTEVLGHELEGSVAVTEIDGGTAWNVIPERCTVTVDERTVPDERAPLERVTELDGVTWRVDQDLPPMACDDPGFADLVLDAATDAQEATPEHVVKPHATDAGWLAAAGTTCVVCGAAEPGEAHTETESVSLAVVERCYRIYRGVAESIGPADRLDNS, from the coding sequence ATGCAGACACCGGCCGACGGGATCGGCGATCTCACCCGTGATCTCGTCTCGATCCCGAGCCACGAGGACGAAACCGACGCCGGCGACGCCATCGAACGGTGGCTCCGTGTGGAGACCGACGCCGACGTGACGCGGGACGACGCGGGCAACGTGATCGCCCGCCGGGGGACGGGCGAGCCGTCGCTCGCGCTCGTGGGACACCACGACGTCGTCCCGCCCGCCGAGACGCAGACGGCGGGCGACGGCTACGTGGTCGAAGAGCGCGACGGCCGACTCCACGGCCGCGGGACGGCCGACATGAAGGGCGCGGTCGCGGCGGCGATGTGTGCGTTCCGCGACGCCGCGATCGACTGCGAACTCGTGTTCGTCTCGTTCGTCGGCGAGGAACAGGGCGGCATCGGCGCGCGCGCGGCGATCGACGCGGACTTTTCACCCGACTACGCGGTCGTCGGCGAGGGATCGACCGGCTACTCCGCGCCGGGCGTCACCGACGTCGCCGTCGCCCACAAGGGGCGGCGGGGGAGCACGCTCGTCGCCGGCGGCGAGGCGGCCCACGCGAGCGAGGTCGAGGCGGGAACGAACGCCGTCTACCGGGCGTGCGACGCCGTCGACGTCGTCCGTGAACTCACCTTCCCCACGACTGAGGTGCTCGGCCACGAACTGGAGGGGAGCGTCGCCGTCACCGAGATCGACGGCGGGACAGCCTGGAACGTCATCCCCGAGCGGTGTACGGTGACCGTCGACGAGCGGACCGTCCCCGACGAGCGCGCCCCGCTCGAGCGGGTGACGGAACTCGACGGCGTGACGTGGCGCGTCGATCAGGACCTCCCGCCGATGGCCTGCGACGACCCGGGGTTCGCGGATCTCGTGCTCGACGCGGCGACCGACGCTCAGGAGGCGACGCCGGAACACGTCGTGAAGCCGCACGCGACCGACGCGGGGTGGCTCGCGGCGGCGGGGACGACCTGCGTGGTCTGCGGTGCCGCCGAACCGGGTGAGGCACACACGGAGACGGAGTCGGTGAGCCTCGCCGTCGTCGAGCGGTGTTACCGGATCTACCGCGGGGTGGCGGAGTCCATCGGGCCGGCCGACCGGCTCGACAATTCATAA
- a CDS encoding flippase activity-associated protein Agl23, translating into MADQSAHRTGHLRRLLSDPRRLVVVVAGVALLVRLVGLGGRTAHFDEGRVAYWALRYLETGSISYRYIVHGPLVQYADAALFGLLGPSDAVARLPVAVVGGLLPLAALLFRERLRDVELVALAVFLAFNPVLLYYSRFLRSTLLVAAFSFVAFGCLVRAADTRRVSYVYAAALFVALGFAAKENALVYLLVWVGATALLVDHELFRPHAPETGIDVVRRHGRAALAAVRSPTPRHRRLAAHAVGVVGVWLLVTLFFFAPRTGVGAEAAGLWDALRRPRLFPSVVDAATTDVRNGLSYWFGGTTEPGCHKDSVVTAYGCFLGRFLETLALGAGALSTFALGGLLVERYATPDPRPLVLFASYWGLVSVVGYPLGTDIYGAWITVNALVPLAVPAAVGVGVVYRRGRAALASGDRRRASVVACALLLVAGQVGATAATTVYVQPQSADNPLVQYAQPTDDVRPTVDSLPTGDDGPTPDVVFYGETFVADASESAIPPACADMGTTLPLQWYFARADLDAACAVNRTALAALPGDDRPALIVAAADDAGPLSATLDGYDTRTVFLRASGRETTLFVGRRGNVSAGSGTGMETGSVERAVELRPEPR; encoded by the coding sequence ATGGCCGATCAATCCGCCCACCGCACCGGTCACCTCCGACGCCTCCTCTCCGACCCACGCCGGCTGGTGGTCGTCGTGGCCGGCGTCGCGCTCCTCGTCCGACTGGTCGGTCTGGGAGGCCGGACCGCACACTTCGACGAGGGCCGCGTCGCGTACTGGGCGCTCCGCTACCTGGAGACGGGATCGATCTCCTACCGCTACATCGTCCACGGGCCGCTGGTCCAGTACGCCGACGCGGCCCTGTTCGGCCTGCTCGGGCCGAGCGACGCCGTGGCCCGACTCCCCGTCGCCGTCGTCGGGGGGCTCCTCCCGCTCGCGGCGCTCCTGTTCCGCGAGCGACTCCGCGATGTGGAACTCGTCGCGCTCGCCGTCTTCCTCGCGTTCAATCCCGTCCTCCTCTACTACTCGCGATTCCTCCGGAGCACGCTCCTCGTGGCGGCCTTCTCGTTCGTCGCCTTCGGCTGTCTCGTCCGGGCCGCGGACACGCGCCGCGTCAGCTACGTCTACGCCGCCGCCCTCTTCGTCGCGCTCGGCTTCGCCGCCAAGGAGAACGCCCTCGTCTATCTCCTGGTCTGGGTCGGGGCGACCGCACTGCTCGTCGACCACGAACTCTTCCGCCCACACGCCCCCGAGACCGGCATCGACGTCGTCCGTCGGCACGGACGGGCCGCACTCGCCGCCGTCCGGAGTCCGACACCGCGCCACCGCCGTCTCGCGGCCCACGCCGTCGGCGTCGTGGGCGTCTGGCTCCTCGTCACGCTCTTCTTCTTCGCCCCGCGGACCGGCGTCGGTGCCGAGGCGGCCGGCCTGTGGGACGCGCTGCGACGCCCGCGGCTGTTCCCGTCCGTGGTCGACGCGGCGACGACGGACGTTAGGAACGGGCTGTCGTACTGGTTCGGCGGGACGACGGAACCGGGCTGTCACAAAGACAGCGTCGTGACCGCCTACGGCTGTTTCCTCGGGCGCTTTCTCGAAACGCTCGCGCTGGGGGCCGGTGCCCTCTCGACGTTCGCACTCGGGGGGCTTCTCGTCGAACGCTACGCGACGCCGGACCCACGGCCACTGGTTCTCTTCGCCTCGTACTGGGGGCTCGTCAGCGTCGTGGGCTACCCGCTCGGCACCGACATCTACGGCGCGTGGATCACGGTGAACGCGCTGGTCCCGCTGGCCGTCCCGGCGGCCGTCGGCGTCGGGGTCGTCTATCGCCGCGGCCGGGCGGCCCTCGCCTCGGGCGACCGCCGGCGAGCGAGCGTCGTCGCGTGCGCGCTCCTCCTCGTCGCCGGCCAGGTCGGGGCGACCGCCGCCACGACGGTCTATGTCCAGCCCCAGTCGGCGGACAACCCGCTGGTGCAGTACGCACAGCCGACCGACGACGTTCGACCGACGGTCGACTCGCTCCCGACCGGGGACGACGGCCCCACCCCCGACGTCGTCTTCTACGGCGAGACGTTCGTCGCCGACGCGAGCGAGAGCGCGATCCCGCCCGCCTGTGCCGACATGGGGACGACCCTGCCGCTCCAGTGGTATTTCGCCCGGGCCGATCTAGACGCAGCCTGCGCGGTCAACCGGACAGCGCTCGCGGCGCTCCCCGGCGACGACAGGCCCGCGCTGATCGTCGCGGCGGCGGACGACGCCGGGCCGCTCTCCGCCACGCTCGACGGCTACGACACGCGAACCGTCTTCCTCCGGGCGTCCGGACGGGAGACGACGCTCTTCGTCGGCCGCCGTGGAAACGTCTCGGCGGGATCGGGGACGGGGATGGAAACAGGGTCGGTGGAGAGAGCGGTCGAACTCAGGCCGGAACCACGGTGA
- a CDS encoding PINc/VapC family ATPase, which produces MKILPDTSAVIDGRVSERVDDGSYEGATVFVPEAVVGELESQANDGRDTGWEGLGELQRLATLAEEGELHLEYVGRRPSAQEQRASGEGDIDALIRDLADDHQATLLTSDAVQAEVARAKGIGVEFVEARVRGSGGLIIEEFFDDETMSVHLKTGTRPKAKRGALGEMHYEAIREEVTDEATMREWADDIVSSARSSPEGFIELDEPGMRIVQFRDYRIAVAHPPFADGIEITAVRPIAKTDLDDYEFADELRSRLKERQRGVLISGSPGAGKSTFAQAVAEFLNDSDYAVKTMEKPRDLQVGPEITQYTALDGQMEKTADSLLLVRPDYTIYDEVRKTNDFSVFADMRLAGVGMVGVVHATRGIDALQRLVGRVELGMIPQVVDTVVYIEAGRVDTVYDVTTEVKVPEGLTAEDLARPVIQVADFETGRPEYEIYTFNRQVVTVPLSEREADESGVDRLARQEIEREIRSIARGHVDVQLQGQNKAVVYVDDDDISYVIGKGGGRISDVEDRLGIDIDVRTHDEKPAGASTGSASGAGGSGAPGGVDGEIVTPEVTSRHVVIRMDDHVGETVEVRADGEYLFTATVGRGGDVQVSRGSAIADELEAAIDRKQRITVVPA; this is translated from the coding sequence ATGAAGATACTGCCGGACACGAGCGCGGTCATCGACGGCCGCGTCTCCGAGCGGGTCGACGACGGCTCGTACGAGGGGGCGACCGTCTTCGTCCCCGAGGCGGTCGTCGGCGAACTCGAGTCGCAGGCCAACGACGGCCGCGACACCGGATGGGAGGGACTCGGCGAACTCCAGCGCCTCGCCACGCTCGCCGAGGAGGGCGAACTCCACCTCGAGTACGTCGGCCGTCGCCCCAGCGCCCAGGAACAGCGGGCCTCGGGCGAGGGCGACATCGACGCGCTCATCCGCGACCTGGCGGACGACCACCAGGCGACGCTGTTGACGAGCGACGCCGTCCAGGCGGAGGTCGCCCGGGCGAAGGGGATCGGCGTCGAGTTCGTCGAGGCCCGGGTCAGAGGCTCGGGCGGACTAATCATCGAGGAGTTCTTCGACGACGAGACGATGTCGGTCCACCTGAAGACGGGGACCCGCCCCAAGGCCAAACGCGGTGCGCTCGGCGAGATGCACTACGAGGCCATCCGCGAGGAGGTGACCGACGAGGCGACCATGCGGGAGTGGGCCGACGACATCGTCAGCTCCGCGCGTTCCTCTCCGGAGGGGTTCATCGAACTCGACGAGCCGGGGATGCGCATCGTCCAGTTCCGCGACTACCGCATCGCCGTCGCCCATCCCCCGTTCGCGGACGGCATCGAGATCACCGCCGTGCGACCGATCGCCAAGACGGACCTCGACGACTACGAGTTCGCCGACGAACTCCGCTCTCGACTCAAAGAACGCCAGCGCGGCGTCCTCATCTCGGGGTCGCCGGGGGCCGGAAAGTCGACGTTCGCCCAGGCGGTCGCGGAGTTCCTCAACGACTCCGACTACGCGGTGAAGACGATGGAGAAACCGCGCGACCTCCAGGTCGGCCCCGAGATCACGCAGTACACCGCCCTCGACGGACAGATGGAGAAGACCGCCGACTCCCTCCTCCTGGTGCGGCCGGACTACACCATCTACGACGAGGTGCGCAAGACGAACGACTTCTCGGTCTTCGCCGACATGCGGCTCGCGGGCGTCGGGATGGTCGGCGTCGTCCACGCGACCCGCGGGATCGACGCCCTCCAGCGTCTCGTCGGCAGGGTCGAACTCGGGATGATCCCGCAGGTCGTCGACACGGTGGTCTACATCGAGGCGGGCCGCGTCGACACGGTGTACGACGTCACGACCGAGGTCAAGGTGCCCGAGGGACTCACCGCCGAGGACCTCGCCCGACCGGTCATCCAGGTGGCGGACTTCGAGACGGGTCGCCCGGAGTACGAGATCTACACGTTCAACCGGCAGGTCGTCACCGTTCCGCTCTCCGAAAGAGAGGCAGACGAGTCCGGCGTCGACCGCCTCGCCCGCCAGGAGATCGAACGCGAGATCCGCTCGATCGCCCGCGGCCACGTCGACGTCCAACTGCAGGGACAGAACAAGGCCGTCGTCTACGTCGACGACGACGACATCTCCTACGTCATCGGGAAGGGCGGCGGCCGCATCTCCGACGTGGAGGACCGGCTGGGGATCGACATCGACGTTCGGACCCACGACGAGAAGCCCGCCGGCGCGTCGACGGGGTCGGCGTCCGGCGCGGGCGGGTCGGGTGCGCCGGGAGGCGTCGACGGCGAGATCGTCACGCCCGAGGTCACCTCGCGGCACGTCGTCATCCGGATGGACGACCACGTCGGCGAGACGGTCGAGGTGCGCGCCGACGGCGAGTACCTCTTCACCGCCACTGTCGGGAGAGGCGGCGACGTGCAAGTCTCCCGCGGGAGCGCCATCGCCGACGAACTGGAGGCCGCGATCGACCGGAAACAGCGGATCACCGTGGTTCCGGCCTGA
- a CDS encoding PAS domain S-box protein, giving the protein MSDRRENAVDGIDSIRILYVDDEEEFAALAAEFLQREDDRFEIVTESGAGDALERLASASFDCVVSDYDMPGMDGLEFLAAARERRPGLPFVLVTGKGSEEIASEAISAGVTDYLQKGGGREQYTILSNRIRNAVAGYRAEREAAHHRRVSELVRDVTRALVGATDRDGIERAVCDRIADSDPYLFAWIGVDDGAGTRIQPRTSAGVDDGYLDELTVTVDDTPTGRGPAGTALREGTVSVAQDVRQDPSFTPWRDRALERGFRSVAGIPLTHDGTVHGVLTVYAAHADAFDDTERALLGELGDAIGHAMEAIRIRERFERQYRDLFQTAPVMYALTRDEGGSPIVSGCNQRFLDRLGYDREAVVGSPLSALYTADSASELLDEGGYERALDGEFSQEERQLLTADGEIVETLLRAVPRYDVAGETVGTLTLFVDVTDQRQAGRVVTQAEAMEASIDGMAIVGPDGTFDYLNDAHARLYGYDDADELVGGSWQRLYEADERERFETEVIPELRRTGHWRGEAVGRRADGTAFPQEVSLTELNGEEFVCVVRDVTERREAEREIERRNRRLDEFASVVSHDLRGPLGIAKGNVELARTTDGDATDRLDAADAALDRMDRIIDDVLSLARGDGGADDTVVVSLERTVADCWQGVDGEVSVTADVRFVADRSRLQRLLENLFRNAVEHGSTGNRTARQSGDAVERGSTSPRSQAHEDSVEHSPASSRPEADDGPRPSRNGSVSGAGDRPGHERSSGRSRPANTATNGAATERRPDDVEIRVGSLADEPGFFVEDDGPGVPPDVREDVFEVGYSTSASGTGLGLAIVERIAEEHGWDCRLTTGRDGGARFEFAGVDPAAARATDATDHG; this is encoded by the coding sequence ATGTCTGACCGGCGGGAGAACGCCGTTGACGGGATCGACTCGATCCGGATCCTCTACGTGGACGACGAGGAGGAGTTCGCGGCGCTCGCCGCGGAGTTCCTCCAGCGTGAGGACGACCGCTTCGAGATCGTGACCGAGTCGGGCGCGGGCGACGCGCTCGAGCGACTCGCCTCGGCTTCGTTCGACTGCGTCGTCTCGGACTACGACATGCCAGGGATGGACGGTCTCGAGTTCCTCGCGGCGGCGCGCGAGCGGCGTCCCGGCCTCCCGTTCGTGCTCGTCACCGGGAAGGGCAGCGAGGAGATCGCGAGCGAAGCGATCTCGGCGGGCGTCACCGACTACCTCCAGAAGGGTGGGGGGAGAGAACAGTACACGATCCTGTCGAACCGGATCCGGAACGCGGTCGCGGGCTACCGCGCCGAGCGCGAGGCGGCACACCACCGTCGGGTGAGCGAACTCGTTCGGGACGTGACGCGCGCGCTCGTCGGTGCGACCGACCGCGACGGGATCGAACGGGCCGTCTGTGACCGCATCGCCGACTCCGATCCGTATCTCTTCGCGTGGATCGGCGTCGACGACGGGGCGGGCACCAGGATCCAGCCCCGGACCTCGGCCGGCGTCGACGACGGCTATCTCGACGAGCTGACCGTCACGGTCGACGACACACCGACGGGCCGGGGCCCGGCAGGCACCGCACTCCGCGAGGGGACGGTGAGCGTCGCCCAGGACGTCCGGCAGGACCCGTCGTTTACGCCGTGGCGCGACCGAGCGCTCGAACGGGGCTTCCGGTCGGTCGCGGGCATCCCGCTGACACACGACGGGACGGTCCACGGCGTGTTGACCGTCTACGCCGCCCACGCCGACGCGTTCGACGACACCGAGCGCGCCCTCCTCGGGGAACTCGGCGACGCCATCGGCCACGCGATGGAGGCGATCCGGATCCGCGAGCGGTTCGAACGCCAGTACCGCGACCTCTTCCAGACAGCCCCCGTCATGTACGCGCTCACGCGCGACGAGGGCGGCTCACCGATCGTCAGCGGCTGCAACCAGCGGTTCCTCGACCGGCTGGGGTACGACCGTGAGGCGGTCGTCGGCTCCCCGCTCTCGGCGCTGTACACGGCCGATTCGGCGTCGGAACTGCTCGACGAAGGAGGGTACGAACGCGCCCTCGACGGCGAGTTCTCCCAGGAGGAACGACAGCTGCTGACGGCCGACGGCGAGATTGTCGAGACGTTGCTCCGCGCCGTGCCCCGGTACGACGTCGCGGGCGAGACAGTCGGCACGCTCACGCTGTTCGTCGACGTCACCGACCAGCGGCAGGCGGGGCGGGTCGTGACGCAGGCCGAGGCGATGGAGGCGTCGATCGACGGGATGGCGATCGTCGGTCCCGACGGCACGTTCGACTACCTCAACGACGCCCACGCGCGGCTGTACGGCTACGACGACGCGGACGAACTCGTCGGTGGATCGTGGCAACGCCTCTACGAGGCCGACGAGCGCGAGCGGTTCGAGACGGAGGTCATCCCCGAACTCCGGCGGACCGGCCACTGGCGCGGCGAGGCGGTGGGACGGCGCGCCGACGGGACGGCGTTCCCCCAGGAGGTCTCGCTGACGGAACTGAACGGCGAAGAGTTCGTCTGCGTCGTGCGTGACGTCACGGAGCGCCGGGAGGCCGAACGGGAGATCGAACGGCGGAACCGTCGGCTCGACGAGTTCGCCTCCGTGGTCTCTCACGACCTCCGGGGACCGCTCGGCATCGCCAAGGGGAACGTCGAACTCGCCCGGACGACCGACGGGGACGCGACCGACCGCCTCGACGCGGCCGACGCGGCGCTCGACCGGATGGACCGCATCATCGACGACGTCCTGTCGCTCGCGCGGGGGGACGGCGGAGCCGACGACACCGTCGTCGTCTCGCTCGAACGCACCGTGGCGGACTGCTGGCAGGGGGTCGACGGCGAGGTCAGCGTGACCGCCGACGTTCGGTTCGTGGCCGACCGGAGCCGGCTCCAGCGACTGCTGGAGAACCTCTTTCGGAACGCTGTGGAACACGGTTCCACAGGCAACCGGACTGCACGACAGTCCGGTGACGCCGTCGAGCGTGGCTCGACGAGCCCTCGTTCGCAGGCTCACGAGGACAGCGTGGAACACAGTCCCGCGAGCAGTCGGCCGGAGGCCGACGACGGGCCGAGGCCCAGCCGGAACGGATCGGTTTCCGGCGCAGGCGACCGACCGGGCCACGAACGGTCGAGCGGACGGAGCCGGCCGGCGAACACCGCCACGAACGGCGCGGCGACCGAGCGGCGACCGGACGACGTCGAGATCCGGGTCGGATCGCTGGCCGACGAGCCGGGCTTCTTCGTCGAGGACGACGGCCCCGGCGTGCCACCGGACGTTCGGGAGGACGTGTTCGAGGTGGGCTACTCCACGTCCGCGTCGGGGACGGGACTGGGACTCGCGATCGTCGAACGGATCGCCGAGGAACACGGCTGGGACTGTCGGCTCACGACGGGGCGGGACGGCGGCGCACGGTTCGAGTTCGCCGGTGTCGACCCCGCCGCGGCGCGTGCGACCGACGCCACCGACCACGGCTGA